From Streptosporangium album, the proteins below share one genomic window:
- a CDS encoding non-ribosomal peptide synthetase/MFS transporter produces the protein MTVSDERRSALAARLSAARRAAAQAAPAIPAREATGGSAPLSPAQARLWFLAQLDDLAAYNVPAAVRLRGPLDTAALLGAVRDLADRHEVLRSLVTDEGAVPVDAGRVPITVEDLDDHDLLEARLQQELARPFALDAEPPTRALLLRLTGSDEHVLALTVHHIAFDAWSRNLALAELAALYAARLGLAEPPAPPQVQYADYAAWLAGRPEGDLAWWTGRLAGLEPVLDLPVDRPRPSVADWSGATVPVRLAPALTARIREVAAETGCTPFMVLLAAWQELLGRISGTDDVPVGVPEAGRLHPDTARMLGCFVNTLVLRGDRSGEPTGRELLARTKDAVLDALTHRDVPFERIVEHLHPERSLATTPIFQVLLNVLDDPPRALDFPSLTAEPAQASLRTTKYDLNLAFVNEGEEYDGELAYRTDLFDEPTARRMTSWYLNLLEGMLADLDAPAAAVPLEPVTGPAVAGARIRMDLTRPLHEVVGDRARHTPEATAAVDAAGSLTYGEVDRLADRLARHLVAAGVRPDEPVGILIDRHRWLVPALLGVLRAGGAYMPMDPTYPDDRLAYILETAGARVVLADREYAGRVPGALVLSDLLAAGSDGPVEVDVTPGHLLHVIFTSGSTGRPKGVAIEHRSALHYLHGLAELVPEGCESYGVVSTIAADLVLTCLYGPLFQGAAVHLVDQETATDPEAYAAYLSAHRVDVVKMVPSHLELLAAHGDLAQMLPRRLLILAGEATSWELAERIRAARPDLEVQIHCGPTETTVSVLGGRVPDSPTGSGSVPLGRPLADVECHIVDPAGRPLPAGVPGELWVAGPSLARGYLNRPDLTAERFVPDPVNGTARCYRTGDRVRLNSAGLVEFLGRVDDQVKIRGFRVELGEVKAALQEQPGVREAAVLPVGEGRTRRLAAWIAPASVDLAAVRAGMRERLPDYMVPSAIALLDDLPLTPLGKIDRARLPIPEAAPAGERAAPSTPAELRIAAVWAGILGVTDVGADDDFFALGGDSFRAVRAVREIDPALRVIDLFTRPTVRELAAHLDGGAEAPAGLLHRLGGPRAASRTLVCLPYGGGSAAAYRPLAAELARTSPGTAVLAVELPGHDPARPDEATLPMPELIDRIAAELTGAAGPIVLYGHCVGSAAATELALRLEASGTPVAGVFIGGSFPDARLPGRLSAWWNRRFPAHRWSSDRTQRDFLRTLGALDEDFGDTGTMLRGLRHDVEEAQAWFSRHLDSASPERRLKAPLLCVIGERDRATELYRERYREWGAFADRVELATIPRAGHYFLKHQAETLARLISERLDRWAGGDLPEPVGEVGEVGEVGVAGGSARRDLRRFYTVAAGQTMSLLGAALTSFALGVWAYRESGRVLDYALVTMLALLPSLLAAPLGGALADRVDRRRIMLVCDGVSAAATAALVILLWLGRLEVWQVGVIAGLLSLVSAFHRPAYLAAVAQLVPKPYLMQANALANLGTGLGMLVGPLGGAALISLVGLHGVVAVDVITFLAGLGTLLLVRFPERLFYRLEESFGQAIVGGWRFLVRRRPLMIMIGFFVVQNYLNMLAMAVTVPAVLSFSDVAGVGTVTAMQGLGAVLGSLVMVFWGGTERRAVGMVGFVIGLGAGVLLVGLRPSLPLVAFGGLLSWASLSVLNAHWLSIIQLKVGLELQGRVLATNQMLAVSMTPLAFLTAPALADDVFGPLLVPGGVLADTVVGDVVGVGPGRGVGLLLVVCGALLAIWGALGLWYRPLRRMEDALPDAVAGAEIADDLNAVQAEADAILLEGAARVR, from the coding sequence ATGACCGTCAGCGACGAGCGACGGAGCGCCCTCGCGGCCCGGCTGTCGGCCGCGCGCCGCGCCGCCGCCCAGGCCGCCCCGGCGATCCCCGCCAGGGAGGCGACCGGCGGCTCCGCTCCCCTGTCCCCCGCCCAGGCCCGGCTGTGGTTCCTCGCCCAGCTCGACGACCTGGCCGCCTACAACGTGCCCGCCGCCGTACGGCTGCGCGGCCCGCTGGACACCGCCGCGCTGCTGGGCGCCGTGCGCGACCTCGCGGACCGGCACGAGGTGTTGCGCAGCCTGGTCACCGACGAGGGCGCCGTCCCGGTCGACGCCGGCCGGGTCCCGATCACGGTCGAGGACCTCGACGACCACGACCTGCTGGAGGCGCGGCTGCAGCAGGAGCTGGCCCGCCCGTTCGCGCTGGACGCCGAGCCGCCCACCCGCGCCCTGCTGCTCCGCCTCACCGGCTCCGACGAGCACGTCCTGGCGCTGACCGTGCACCACATCGCCTTCGACGCCTGGTCACGGAACCTGGCGCTGGCCGAGCTCGCCGCCCTGTACGCGGCGCGGCTCGGCTTGGCCGAGCCGCCCGCGCCGCCGCAGGTGCAGTACGCCGACTACGCGGCGTGGCTGGCCGGGCGGCCGGAGGGCGACCTCGCCTGGTGGACCGGACGGCTGGCCGGGCTCGAACCGGTCCTGGACCTGCCGGTGGACCGGCCCCGGCCGTCGGTCGCCGACTGGTCGGGCGCCACCGTCCCGGTACGGCTGGCGCCCGCGCTGACCGCCAGGATCCGCGAGGTCGCCGCCGAGACCGGCTGCACGCCGTTCATGGTGCTATTGGCCGCCTGGCAGGAGCTGCTGGGCCGGATCTCCGGCACCGACGACGTGCCGGTCGGCGTGCCCGAGGCGGGCCGGCTCCATCCCGACACCGCGCGCATGCTCGGCTGCTTCGTCAACACGCTCGTCCTGCGCGGCGACAGGTCCGGCGAGCCGACCGGCCGCGAGCTGCTGGCCCGGACCAAGGACGCCGTGCTGGACGCTCTCACCCACCGTGACGTGCCCTTCGAGCGGATCGTGGAGCACCTGCACCCCGAGCGCAGCCTCGCCACCACGCCGATCTTCCAGGTGCTGCTCAACGTGCTCGACGACCCGCCCCGGGCGCTGGACTTCCCCAGCCTGACCGCGGAGCCCGCGCAGGCCTCGCTGCGCACCACCAAGTACGATCTCAACCTCGCCTTCGTCAACGAGGGCGAGGAGTACGACGGCGAGCTCGCCTACCGCACCGACCTGTTCGACGAGCCGACCGCGCGGCGCATGACCAGCTGGTACCTGAACCTGCTGGAGGGCATGCTCGCCGACCTGGACGCGCCCGCGGCGGCCGTGCCGCTGGAGCCGGTGACCGGGCCCGCCGTCGCGGGCGCGCGGATACGGATGGACCTGACCCGGCCGCTGCACGAGGTGGTCGGCGACCGGGCACGGCACACGCCGGAGGCGACCGCCGCGGTGGACGCCGCGGGATCGCTCACCTACGGCGAGGTGGACCGGCTGGCCGACCGCCTGGCCCGCCACCTGGTCGCGGCCGGGGTACGGCCGGACGAGCCGGTCGGCATACTCATCGACCGGCACAGATGGCTGGTCCCCGCGCTCCTCGGCGTGCTGCGGGCGGGCGGCGCCTATATGCCGATGGATCCCACCTACCCCGACGACCGCCTCGCCTACATCCTGGAGACGGCCGGCGCGCGTGTCGTGCTGGCCGACCGCGAGTACGCCGGCCGGGTCCCCGGCGCGCTGGTCCTGTCCGACCTGCTGGCTGCCGGATCCGACGGGCCCGTGGAGGTCGACGTCACCCCCGGCCACCTGCTGCATGTGATCTTCACGTCCGGTTCCACCGGCCGGCCCAAGGGCGTCGCGATCGAGCACCGGTCGGCGCTGCACTACCTGCACGGCCTGGCCGAGCTGGTGCCCGAGGGCTGCGAGTCCTACGGCGTGGTCTCCACGATCGCCGCCGACCTGGTGCTGACCTGCCTGTACGGCCCGCTCTTCCAGGGGGCAGCGGTCCACCTCGTGGACCAGGAGACCGCCACCGACCCGGAGGCGTACGCCGCCTACCTCTCGGCGCACCGCGTCGACGTGGTCAAGATGGTGCCCAGCCATCTGGAGCTGCTGGCCGCCCACGGCGACCTGGCCCAGATGCTGCCGCGCCGGCTGCTGATCCTCGCCGGTGAGGCGACGTCGTGGGAGCTGGCCGAGCGCATCCGCGCGGCCCGCCCCGACCTGGAGGTGCAGATCCACTGCGGGCCGACGGAGACGACGGTCTCGGTGCTCGGCGGCCGGGTGCCCGACTCGCCGACGGGCTCGGGATCGGTCCCGCTGGGCCGCCCGCTGGCCGACGTCGAGTGCCACATCGTCGACCCCGCGGGTCGCCCGCTGCCCGCCGGGGTGCCGGGCGAGCTGTGGGTGGCCGGTCCCAGCCTGGCCCGCGGCTACCTGAACCGCCCCGACCTGACCGCCGAGCGGTTCGTCCCCGACCCGGTGAACGGAACCGCCCGCTGCTACCGCACCGGAGACCGGGTCCGGCTCAACTCCGCCGGGCTCGTGGAGTTCCTCGGCCGGGTCGACGACCAGGTCAAGATCAGGGGATTCCGGGTGGAGCTGGGCGAGGTGAAGGCCGCCCTGCAGGAGCAGCCCGGGGTCCGGGAGGCCGCGGTGCTGCCGGTCGGCGAGGGGCGCACCCGGCGGCTGGCCGCCTGGATCGCGCCCGCGTCCGTGGATCTCGCCGCGGTCCGGGCGGGGATGCGCGAACGGCTGCCCGACTACATGGTCCCGTCCGCGATCGCCCTCCTCGACGACCTGCCGCTCACCCCGCTGGGCAAGATCGACCGGGCCCGCCTGCCGATCCCCGAGGCGGCGCCCGCCGGAGAGCGGGCCGCGCCGAGCACGCCGGCCGAGCTGCGGATCGCGGCGGTGTGGGCGGGCATCCTGGGCGTGACGGATGTCGGCGCCGACGACGACTTCTTCGCCCTCGGCGGCGACTCCTTCCGCGCGGTGCGGGCGGTCCGGGAGATCGACCCGGCGCTGCGGGTGATCGATCTGTTCACCCGGCCCACCGTCCGCGAGCTGGCCGCCCACCTCGACGGCGGCGCCGAGGCCCCGGCCGGGCTGCTGCACCGCCTGGGCGGTCCGCGTGCGGCGAGCCGTACCCTCGTCTGCCTGCCCTACGGCGGCGGCTCGGCCGCCGCCTACCGGCCACTCGCCGCCGAGCTGGCCCGCACCTCCCCCGGCACGGCGGTGCTCGCCGTCGAGCTGCCCGGGCACGACCCGGCCCGCCCCGACGAGGCCACGCTGCCGATGCCGGAGCTGATCGACCGGATCGCCGCCGAACTGACCGGCGCCGCCGGCCCGATCGTGCTGTACGGCCACTGCGTCGGCTCGGCCGCCGCGACCGAGCTGGCGCTGCGGCTGGAGGCGTCCGGGACACCGGTCGCCGGCGTCTTCATCGGCGGCAGCTTCCCCGACGCGCGGCTGCCCGGACGGCTGTCGGCCTGGTGGAATCGGAGGTTCCCCGCCCACCGCTGGTCCTCCGACCGCACCCAGCGCGACTTCCTGCGCACGCTGGGCGCCTTGGACGAGGACTTCGGCGACACCGGGACCATGCTGCGCGGCCTGAGGCACGACGTCGAGGAGGCGCAGGCCTGGTTCAGCCGCCACCTCGACTCCGCCTCCCCGGAGCGCAGGCTCAAGGCGCCGCTGCTGTGCGTGATCGGCGAGCGGGACCGCGCGACCGAGCTCTACCGGGAGCGCTACCGCGAGTGGGGGGCGTTCGCCGACCGCGTGGAGCTGGCCACGATCCCCCGGGCCGGCCACTACTTCCTCAAGCACCAGGCCGAGACCCTGGCCCGGCTGATCTCCGAGCGCCTGGACCGCTGGGCCGGCGGCGACCTGCCCGAGCCGGTCGGGGAGGTCGGGGAGGTCGGGGAGGTCGGGGTGGCGGGCGGGAGCGCCCGCCGGGACCTGCGCCGCTTCTACACCGTCGCGGCCGGGCAGACCATGTCGCTGCTCGGCGCCGCACTGACCTCCTTCGCGCTGGGCGTATGGGCCTACCGGGAAAGCGGCCGGGTGCTGGACTACGCCCTGGTCACCATGCTCGCCCTGCTGCCGTCGCTGCTGGCGGCGCCGCTGGGCGGCGCGCTCGCCGACCGGGTGGACCGGCGGCGGATCATGCTGGTGTGCGACGGCGTCTCCGCCGCGGCCACCGCGGCCCTGGTGATCCTGCTGTGGCTGGGACGGCTGGAGGTATGGCAGGTCGGCGTCATCGCCGGGCTGCTGTCGCTGGTGTCGGCCTTCCACCGGCCCGCCTACCTGGCGGCGGTGGCGCAACTGGTGCCCAAGCCGTACCTCATGCAGGCCAACGCGCTGGCGAACCTCGGCACCGGCCTGGGCATGCTCGTCGGCCCGCTGGGCGGCGCCGCGCTCATCTCACTGGTCGGGCTGCACGGCGTGGTGGCCGTGGACGTCATCACGTTCCTCGCCGGGCTCGGCACGCTGCTGCTGGTCCGCTTCCCCGAGCGGCTGTTCTACCGTCTGGAGGAGTCCTTCGGGCAGGCCATCGTCGGCGGCTGGCGCTTCCTCGTCCGGCGCCGCCCCCTGATGATCATGATCGGGTTCTTCGTCGTGCAGAACTACCTGAACATGCTCGCCATGGCCGTGACCGTCCCCGCGGTGCTGTCGTTCAGCGACGTCGCGGGCGTGGGCACGGTGACCGCGATGCAGGGCCTGGGCGCGGTCCTCGGCTCCCTGGTCATGGTGTTCTGGGGCGGTACCGAGCGGCGCGCGGTCGGCATGGTCGGCTTCGTGATCGGGCTCGGTGCCGGGGTGCTGCTGGTCGGGCTGCGGCCCTCGCTGCCGCTGGTGGCCTTCGGCGGACTGCTGTCGTGGGCGTCCCTCAGCGTGCTGAACGCGCACTGGCTCTCAATCATCCAGCTCAAGGTCGGCCTGGAGCTGCAGGGCCGGGTGCTGGCCACCAACCAGATGCTGGCGGTGTCGATGACGCCGCTGGCGTTCCTCACCGCGCCGGCGCTGGCCGACGACGTCTTCGGCCCGCTGCTCGTCCCGGGCGGCGTTCTCGCGGACACGGTCGTCGGCGACGTCGTCGGGGTGGGGCCGGGGCGCGGCGTCGGGCTGCTGCTGGTCGTCTGCGGCGCGCTACTGGCGATCTGGGGCGCGCTGGGGCTCTGGTACCGGCCGCTGCGGCGCATGGAGGACGCGCTGCCCGACGCGGTCGCGGGCGCTGAGATCGCCGACGACCTGAACGCAGTCCAGGCCGAAGCCGACGCCATCCTGCTGGAGGGTGCCGCCCGTGTCCGGTGA